The sequence below is a genomic window from Paramisgurnus dabryanus chromosome 4, PD_genome_1.1, whole genome shotgun sequence.
caggcccgtgGTATAAAATGATATATACCGTAGTACTGAAAGATGACATATTCATGCTAAGATCCATGTGAACATTCTGTTCCACACCATGAGGGAATGAAAGTGAAGTGTTGGAGTGTTTGTGGAAGTTCAGCTGATAAACATTCACATAATAAAATGCTTCTCATAGTTTAATGGGTCACAGATTTACTCAAACATCTCTATTGGTATGAATTCAAAGATTGTCTGTGTGTTACAGAGGTCTGGGTgtgtcacacaaacacacacacacacacacacacacgcacacacacacacacacacacacacaaagtcagTCAGAGTAGAGACAACAGCTGTTCTCTTCAGTAAAGTATCAGATTTAAGGCATTACTGTATCTGCAGAACTCAAATGAACATAACAGCACACAACTGAACATCACATCTCACATTCAGCTGGACTGTTGTGATCCGTTTTGCCTTGTGGCCTGAaataatcacacacacacacaacacacagcACACGCAGACACACACAGCACCTGTCGGCATGCGACAGACGCAGCAGCTGCAGCAGACCCGACAGTCCGTGTCACTTTTACAACACAGCCTTTGTCTTTATACTGACAAAGTGCTGACCGCTTACTttactaacacacacacacacacacacacacacacacacacacacacacacacacacacagcataaAGTGAGAGTCCTGTGAGAGATTTAAAGAGCAGCAGATGAAGAAACTCTGAACTGTGTTTCATCCATCAGATGGCTGTGAATAAActcataaaaattaattaatgtcaAATTGTGTTTAAATCCTAACAGCACACGTTATGTATCTGACTGTCATATTAAAGACCATCAGCATTAACTGTGGTCACTTCATCTTAAGAGTCGTTCACACCGAGTGATTTGCTTTCAATTATGTAATAAATCTGAGCGCACATAAAGCAGTATAATGCAGTGACTACCAATGAGATCACAGACACTGCAGGTCACCTGATACAGGTTTATAATACAGGTGTATAAAAACATCTAAAATCAACAGCACAGCGACTTCCAGCagtttaaccccttcagacctgatttaattaatttttttcattggttgatgagcatttttattggtttaaacCAGAAAAGATGTGATGCCCATTCCAGTGGACGcagggtctgaaggggttaatcTCTGTCAGTGTgaaaacaaataaatcaatgaATAAAAGTCATCAGAATATTTAAAACACAAAGTCCAAAAGCTTATTTCtcatatatttatttcacatgATAATTACAAACACTGAATGATGACGTAGACGCACGGATTACTGCTGAGGAGAGGAGGGAGGGGGCGTGGCCTCTGGTGTGAGGGGCGGGGTCACTGCTGAGGATGATGAAATCTCTACCTGTaggataaaataataaaaaatattagaaGATTATAAAGACACTGAGATATATGTGGTGTGGTATAAACACATGAATCTACATCTAACTTAATAAAAAAGtgtcttttaaaaaattctttgTATATCATCTGCTATCAATCAGTAAAACATTTCCCTCCTTCATTAGTTTACAGCAATCTGCTCACAATGTTTACGTAGGAAGTTAACGTTACGTGTAAAATGGCTAAAACAGATCCTGATAGAGCAGACAAAACAGATGcggtccttgattctgattggttgagccGTGTTGTAAATGACTCTCGGCTGACAGCTCATTACATCAGAGAAGAACAGGACGGCAGAATGTGTTTGAGAGATTTGGTGACTCATTGTGAGGAAACAATCAGGCGTCACTGATTTACTGATCgtgcaacaacaacaaatcaatTTATCGACACAACATCTGGACTTGACTCAAGCGTGTCTGTGAACTCTGATAACAGAAATCACAGCAGTCACACGTGATGTACTGAACAATTCATTTAATCCTTTTAACACAACCACACATCTCCAGTCTCTCCACATGACTATAATATGAATCTATAAACATCTTCTAGGTTTTTATAAACTGACAGACATGTTGAAATGATTAAGATTCTCACAGACAGGTTACTTACCAATCTCTCTGCTCTTCTGCGCAGCTTTCTCCAAACTGTATGATGAGCCTTACAAACACAGAGGTTATGTGTAGATGAGATTATTAATCATAAAAGCACAAACATTAGACAGACTCAACCGTCCCTACGTATACGCCTTATTCAGCCCGCAGCCATTTTGAGTCTAAACCAGGCCTAGCGAAGCGTGCACTTTAAACTTATTGTTTTATATCAGGATGCTGCTCATTCAGTCATGAAAAACAGAAAATGCATCATTTATTTCCACAGGACAAAGAAGCTCAGAAAAAATGAATTGTTCAAATGAGAAGAGACATGTGACCTAAGTTTGATATAAGAGCAGCTCAATGTGTGCATAATATCTGTTTTGTTATTGGCCTGTTGGGTAATCTCTAATTTCTAATGTTGTGCACatctttaaaacattaatatagTCATATGACTAAATACATATCTCCAATTCATaaagattacaaaaacacaaggcATGAATacgttaaaggaacagtatttaagaaatttatatcaatgaatcataaaatgtCCCTGATCTGTCACTAGacataagaaatcattttcatttcaaatacttgaAATATGACccacaacagtggtccggccaggatattgtcatttaaaaagtggagatgCAGCcttcaactgatgtttatgttgtcatgttgtgtattggccaccagttgtgtgattgcagtaccagttttagctacaatcctacatactgttcttttaaaaacttttctctttTAAGTTTGTGAAGCATATTTAGCGGAATCAACAGAAGCAGGATTCATTTCTAACTAAATAacatttggacacaactttGGGGGTTCATATGGGGTTTTACCTCTAACAATACTTGCACAACCAATTATCAAGTCAGTAGCTTGTTATCAAGTCAATCACAGGTTATTAAATCAACGTTCATGTcttgaaaaaacaaacaaaatacacCGGACAAGCTCTTATGGTCTATATGAACTTGAGATGTAGACTTATAAAATATTGTATTGTTGCACTATATTGGtgctttaaagaaaaataaacatgCTTAACATGAGAAATTAGGCATTAACCAACAGGCTAATATccaaaacagattttatgtaCACTTTTCCCTGCTACTGTATATCGTAATTTGTTCATACGTCCCTTCTCATTTTAACATTCCATGATTTCTGAGGTTTTTTGTCCTGTAGAAAGGtgtaaaatgatgtattttctgtgttttgatggctgAATGAGCACAATAGGTTTAAAGCGCACGCATCCCTCACAGCCTCATTGTGGAATCAACATAACGGCGGTCTGAATAAGGCGTATAGATGAAGTACACATGTTGTctttaaagtcaaatataaaGATGAGATATACATACGGTCAGATTGACAGGCAGTGAGAGACCCTGAGCTCTGCGTTCAACACCCCACGCTCTCTCTCCTAATGTATGTACGGCTGTGACCTCATACTGTGAACACAAACCCGTCCGGGTCACCAGAGGACCCTCGCTTAACATCACATGATCCCCACACCTgagaacacacacaaaacagatgattgtgagtgtgtgtgtggatgtgtACAGTAACATGTAAATCAGTataaatgtgtgtgcgtgcgtgtaaACCTGTATAGTGAAACCGTCCTGTTTTCACTCTGAGCTGCACTTTCTTCAACCTGCTCTTGTTTATACCtgcagacacacaaacacatgtttTTAACAGTTTGTAAACTTTTGTaatgtcttaaaaaaaaattcctggTGTGTACCTGCTGTGAGAAAAGATCTCCAGTGCCACAGAGGGGGAAACATCTAAAGGTTCCCATGGCAGATCCTTCTGGATGAGCTGAAGAGCTTCACGAGTTAAAGAGCGCAGATTCTCCtgtaacacaaacacaaataagcacagactCACACACACAAATCAGCTTAATGATAAAGAGTCACCTCGCTGACCTCTGTAGGGCTCCACGAGTCTAACCGAGGATCCAGAATCACATCACAACAAA
It includes:
- the mrpl39 gene encoding large ribosomal subunit protein mL39, coding for MATHSVCMMLQRRLVSSAAAARLSSAEVRSQRSSLFSKEQARQRALYPRTEKIEVNLQGPGLQGSLLIMNRGVSTPHSCTRHLSEWHVKSSALALVDGRPWHMHRPLTRSCELTLLTFKDQDPQIANQAYWRSCAALLGQVLDGAFKDEYSVELLKIPEVPASAGAFCCDVILDPRLDSWSPTEENLRSLTREALQLIQKDLPWEPLDVSPSVALEIFSHSRYKQEQVEESAAQSENRTVSLYRCGDHVMLSEGPLVTRTGLCSQYEVTAVHTLGERAWGVERRAQGLSLPVNLTAHHTVWRKLRRRAERLVEISSSSAVTPPLTPEATPPPSSPQQ